TATTACAGAAGGATCAAATAGACTGAAAAAATAGTTCAAGATCCAGagcttaaatatatttaaatctcACCAAACTTGCACTAGATCTCACTATGGTGGGCCATGACGTGGGTCAGATGATGTGACACTCAAGTTTGTGATTAAATACCCTAAACCCAACCTAAGCCAGGCCAAACCtgctatttctgtttctaaatttACCAGGACAGGCATCCAACATTTAAAACCAGGAGAGAAACAATGTTATTACTTAGATATATAATTTCAGGCTTAACTTCTAAGGAGAAGTTATGAGCTATCTTGTCTGCTCTTTACTTTCTTGTTAAGATACACATAATGCTCAATGATGCACATATACACAGCAATCAGTTCAATGGCTGCACATCTGTCTTCCCAGGTTGCTGCACTAGACTGCAGAATGAAAGCTTATCTTGCTGTTGAAGCCAGTTGCCTTGAGTACCCAGTTAATATAGCTAGTTAATATCTAGCCATTTCCCATTCTTGCTGTATCAGCATTATAAAACCATAGAATTATTCTGGGTCACTCTGGTGCCAGCATTCACAAGACTAATAAACTGCCACATCTCGCAATCCATTTAGTCATGTTTACAGGTGATTCTGTAAGCCCTCTTTACAGAAGCAACAGAGGAAAATAGAAACATGCTGAATACAAGGTGTGTAATTTGAGAGCTGGGAATCAATTCACAGCCACAGTCTAGCCTCCTAGTGAATCTCTTCTGGGTTAGTAGCTGGATTGTCTAACTCAAGAAATCTCCCTTTTAGGAGTTAATGACATATTACAGTTATGTCACATAACAGCTGTTGACAACACACAAGttacataaataaaatgttcaaTTCCTGTCATTACAAGATCCCTGGCTCCCAACCAGCATGAGTGCAATTATTCTTTCATACACTATCTTTCCTAAAACAAATGTGTGGAATGAGATGTTCTTTTGAGACAAGAAATCAGTAAGACTTTGGGCCATCTTTTAACAATATTTAGATATTCAAGATGCAAAGGACTTTTCAGAACAACGAACATTTCAAATTCCAGCTGATATGGTGAGAACTAGGCACCTACATGCTTTTAGAAACTTCATCAGGTGCCATTTGCCTATGGGCCCTCACCCTCTTTTTAAAGGCATGAGGTAATTCAAGCATTACTGTTCTCACTAGAAAACACCAGGACTGTGGCACCGGTTGTAATGCAAGGAAGATATCTGAGACtgcataaaaatgtatttcaacaTGAGAAGGGAGAGTCTTTAATCCTAGGGAAAGTTATGTGACACGCTAATGTACAATACATTAAATGTCAACAAATTCTACCTGTAAAAGTGTGCAGAGAGTTTGCAGCAATTCTCACTATAACAGCGTGCCACTAGAAGGGGAATTTCACAAATTAATCAGTTTATTTTATaaccattttttgtttttttttttaatatatcagtACTTCACAAGTCACAGAGCTACTAAGAtcataaacaaaagcaaaaatgaattaCTCACTTATAATTATAATGAGAATGACTGCGCATACTACACCAAGGATGATCATCATCTGTAAAAAGAAAGTTatgagaaaaaaggagaaagtcaGGTTTTCACATGAAAGATATTAACCCCtcagtttttttgcttttacttagTGGCTTATTCCTTGCACTGTCAATTCTTACGAAGACTCACTGCAAAAGACTTGTTATGGCCCCAAATTTAATGTCAATTTTAGGAACAACTGACGACCAGCAATGGACATAGCCTCTTGTCAAAGCTAGCAAGTTCTTGCCCATCAGCTAAGATACAGTGACCAACCTTATCCATTTCCAGCAGtaaagtaaagaaaaagtaaactttCAAAGTAAAACAACTCCAGAGGTGATTTAAGTGGCTGGATTCACACATGGCCATGTGCCACTTTATATCAGAGTAATGTAATCATTTTTCACCATGTTCCCATATTCAGGGAAGAGACAGCTGGAGACACCTAATGCCTAGCAGCTATTTGTGCTGGCTTTGTGTACTTGTGCTGTTGAGAGAGGTAGCCCATGCTAGCCAGCACGCTTTCCAGCGTGTTAGCCTGGGAATAGGTCATCACAAAGTTGAAGTCTTTTCCCACAAGAATAGATACCTCAGAGCCACCTGTGCACAGACCATACCAGCACCAAGTTGTGCAGGGTAGAGGCCCCCACGTGAGACTTGCTGAATGCTAATGAGGCCACCAGAAATGCTGCAATCCAGTTCCCATCATTGGCCCAGTGAGAATGGTAAGactcaaaaccaacaaacatgGATGTGTTAAAATCAAGGCCTTCATTCCTCCCAGTATATGTCTGGAGGACAGAGCCAACCATTGGCTTGCAggagatttatttattttcccccctccttccaGAGTTTGGGAGCCAGAGGAAGGACAGGGGGATTCTGTTTGTCATGGTAAAGCATGAAGGGACAATGAGGAAAGGAGAATGAAGATAGGTCTGAAGGTCTAGTGACTACAGGTGCACAGGTGCACCTAACTCAAAATACACGTCTGTAGCTCCCAAAAGGCCTGCTTCCTGCACCGTCAGGCAAAGCAACTGGGCAACAGCTAGAAGAGGCCCAAAGGAACTGTCCACCTGGATCTCTAACCTAGATCCACTTATTTCTggagtgtttgtgtgtgttggtTACTCAGAATATTTTGCCTTGCTTGATGTTTCATAGCACTGTGGATTGAAGAGACAAAGCAGGCAACAGACTGGTAAGCGATACATGTGGGATTCTCCTTTGGGAACCAGTAGTTGTATTTGGGTGGACGTGAATGATCAGCAGCAAAGATGGTATTGAAGAGAAATGGAAACGAAGCTCAACTTTGTCATAGTGTTCATATAGTGGTGGTGCATCCATAGAAAGCAGCGAGGATATGGGGTCTTATATGAATATGAGGAACAGAAGTTTCTAGGTCCAGAAAACATAAATCCTGGAGGAGgtctgaaaaagcaaaggagtGTGAGGTTCCCTGTGCTTGTGGGAGAGGATGAGACACTGAAGACAGCAGAGGAGAGAGCTGGTTGATTAAAGTCCTGATCTATCTTAATCTGCCCCCTCTTTTTTAGAGAGACTGTAATTTCCTCACTTCTCACAGTGGTTTGTGGAACCAAGTATTTTTTTGGTAGTTTCCCATCCTAAAGAAAGGTCAAGAGGCTGATGATCTCCCACAGGGAGAAAGTGTCTTTTCTCCCACTACTAGAATTCACTACACCTGTTCAGGTTTGTGGTTCACACAGGGAACTGACCTGAATTAACACGGAATGCTCTCCCATCTCTATCTGCAGGCAACAAAATTCATATCTACATTTTATATACTGCAGAAATTATCTAAATAATAGGTTCTGGTAAAGATCAAAGTTGCTTGACTTATTATCCTGGAGCCTAGAGGGCAAGgcatttctttctccccttgGCAAGAAGAGACCACTCAGAGATGCCATCCTACAAGCAAAGTCCTCTTAAATGTAAGTGAAAGTAATGTCTGCCATGAAGTGATTCGTAACAAGAATTTATATTCCTTACCTTGCAGTTTTTCCACCagtattttctcttcagtttggCTGCACTGGTTTCAAACTGTGAGGCACCTGCTTGCAATGCATCTGCCCGGTTGTCAAGCTCTGATAGCTTCTGGTCCCTTTCTAGCACCTTGTCCACATTCATTCTCATGATGTCTACCACCTGCAAAGGCACAGCCTCATGTTAGATTCCACACATAGTAAAGCCGAAGGTCACCCATATGTTCACACTCTGGAATATCACATATCATACTGAAACGAGGCACTTGCCATTATGGTGTGTGATGGCAATTACCTGGACAGTCCCTCAAGAACCATGCCTATGGAAACAGACTCAGTGAGAACATGGTGAACATAGCTATACTGTGCTCAGATGCCCttaaaggtaaaaaataaagGGACATTATGAAATACCATAATTAGTTTCATTAAAGCTCTTGATTTCTTTTATCTTACAACTAGCTACTTCACtatagataaaaaaaaaacgaTAGAGAGCGGTATTTCTACTACAATTTGGTTGACATTTGTCCAGTCATCACTAAGATCAAGCCATTATTTTCCTTACATATTAAATACAATTTCCTTACCTGAACTACAGAAATTGCCTAGATAACGGCCACTCTAAAGAGAACTTTATGCATTTCCTGACCAAGGAATTTACTCATTCTGCAGATCTTTCTCAGACAACATGACTTCCCAGCCATAATTTGAAGTCCTGCTTGAaagtggaggaggagaaaatttTACCTAAGAAAATTCAGCCTGAAGTGTAGCAGGCAGCTCACGCCACCTCATCGCACAGCCTCAGTGAAAGAAGTGTGCACAGCCAGTACACAAGAGGAAAGGCCCATTCATGCATATATTTTATACGTTGAGTTAGATGAAAATCCTCTTTTAGCAAGCCAATAACTCTAAACAGAAATCCTGTACAAATTCATCAATAATGTAATTGTTAGATAGTACACCAATCTCAGTAAAGTTGTGTCCACTTATTCTAGCAGCGAATGTTGTTGCTGGTCTGTTACGTCTCATACTCTGTAATAAGGGAGTCCATGTTGTTtgcatttaatataatttaactattacctgcaagaacccagagttatttaaaaatacatgtcttAAATACAGTGAGATGAAACTGGTAGTGAAAGAATCTTTGAAAGGACTGGCATAGGGTTAAATGCTGTTCCAGAACTCAAAAGATCTGTTTCTCTTGTCTACCAAacctaaaacaaaaccaaaggttTTGGCCAGATTTTCTTACTTGCTTTTCCAAACGAAAACCTTCCAAGCATTTACCTTCATATCAAATTaaaaaacttttgttttcatttatcaACTAGTATTTAGCTGAATTTTGTCTTGGTACAATGTTTTGTagtgaaaattttaaattattttaaagtgctgaaacaaaatattttaacatttcctacccattctctcatttttttccccagaactATTTATTGAATTTGACCTGACTGCAGTGAACACTTGCctggaagaaaatgcatttttgtcaAACAAATAAATGTCTAGACTAAACCCAAGATCTGAGCCTTAGAAAATAAGCTTTAGGTTGCCTAGAGAAACCAGAGGGGAAAACCCAACATGGATATAGCTGAAATACTATACCAGCATTGGTGGAATTAAAAATGTCAGTCATTTTACTAAGA
This sequence is a window from Phalacrocorax carbo chromosome 7, bPhaCar2.1, whole genome shotgun sequence. Protein-coding genes within it:
- the LOC104051954 gene encoding vesicle-associated membrane protein 2 encodes the protein MSAPAPSQGPTSAGAAGPPPATNVSSNKRLQQTQARVDEVVDIMRMNVDKVLERDQKLSELDNRADALQAGASQFETSAAKLKRKYWWKNCKMMIILGVVCAVILIIIIIYFST